The Sphingobium sp. BYY-5 genome contains a region encoding:
- a CDS encoding SRPBCC domain-containing protein gives MSGARHELSVTCHIAAPRAICWKVWTDLKDEWFCPKPWRAEVIEEDLRPGGRSAVQMFGPDGEETGPMEGIFLEVVAGERVVTTDAYAAGWIPQTPFMTAIWAFADEGEGTRFTATARHWNAETKARHEAMGFHPGWDQMMEQFRALSETSAASA, from the coding sequence ATGAGCGGCGCGCGCCATGAACTGTCCGTGACCTGCCATATCGCCGCGCCGCGCGCGATCTGCTGGAAGGTGTGGACCGACCTGAAGGACGAATGGTTCTGCCCCAAGCCATGGCGCGCCGAGGTGATCGAGGAGGATCTGCGTCCCGGCGGGCGCAGCGCGGTGCAGATGTTCGGTCCTGATGGCGAGGAGACGGGGCCGATGGAGGGCATATTTCTGGAGGTGGTGGCCGGCGAGCGGGTGGTGACGACCGACGCCTATGCGGCGGGCTGGATCCCGCAGACGCCGTTCATGACCGCGATCTGGGCGTTCGCCGATGAGGGGGAAGGCACCCGCTTCACCGCGACTGCGCGCCACTGGAACGCGGAGACGAAGGCACGGCATGAGGCAATGGGCTTCCACCCCGGTTGGGACCAGATGATGGAACAGTTCAGGGCGCTGAGCGAGACATCGGCGGCGAGCGCTTAG
- a CDS encoding VOC family protein, with amino-acid sequence MSKISPCLWFNGQAEGAAHFYVSVFGGSVDHVSYYPEENPSPSPLAGGSVLLVEFTLFGQSYQALNGGPQFTFDEAVSLSVACEDQAELDRHFDALTADGGKPGPCGWVTDKYGLCWQLVTRQIMANYHTGDKEGIARMMRVMMTMQKLDTAAMQAAFDGETP; translated from the coding sequence ATGAGCAAGATTTCCCCCTGTCTCTGGTTCAATGGCCAGGCCGAGGGAGCGGCGCATTTCTATGTGTCCGTCTTCGGCGGGTCGGTGGACCATGTGAGCTATTATCCCGAAGAAAATCCTTCCCCATCGCCGCTGGCGGGTGGCAGCGTGCTGCTGGTCGAGTTCACCCTGTTCGGGCAAAGCTATCAGGCGCTGAATGGCGGTCCTCAATTCACCTTCGACGAGGCGGTGTCGCTGTCGGTGGCGTGCGAGGATCAAGCGGAACTGGATCGGCATTTCGATGCGCTGACCGCCGATGGCGGCAAGCCGGGGCCGTGCGGCTGGGTAACCGACAAATATGGCCTGTGCTGGCAACTGGTGACGCGCCAGATCATGGCCAATTATCATACGGGCGACAAGGAAGGCATCGCGCGCATGATGCGGGTGATGATGACCATGCAGAAGCTGGACACGGCCGCGATGCAGGCCGCCTTTGACGGAGAGACGCCATGA
- a CDS encoding VOC family protein has protein sequence MTDFNGKFFWYELMTSDPKAALAFYGDVVGWTAQPFGGERTDDPYMIVSGSAGPMGGVMTIPAEARTCGMTPWWGGYVGSADVDADAARLSAAGGKVMRLAEDIPGVGRFVVMSDPGGAVFMLLKGSSPDGMEAPTGMPLGHVSWHELYAGDFDKDLAFYTGQLGWTKGDAMDMGEMGSYQLVSQTGATDFQGMTGGIMPCPKEMPMPVWLFYFTVGDIDAAVERVKAGGGQVMQGPMEVPGGAWIIQATDPQGAMFALVGSKGEA, from the coding sequence ATGACCGACTTCAACGGCAAATTCTTCTGGTACGAATTGATGACCAGTGATCCCAAGGCGGCGCTGGCCTTCTATGGCGACGTGGTCGGCTGGACCGCGCAGCCCTTTGGCGGCGAGCGGACCGACGACCCCTACATGATCGTGTCCGGCAGCGCCGGGCCGATGGGCGGGGTGATGACGATCCCGGCCGAGGCCCGGACATGCGGCATGACGCCCTGGTGGGGCGGCTATGTCGGATCGGCCGATGTCGACGCGGACGCCGCGCGCTTGAGCGCAGCGGGCGGCAAGGTGATGCGCCTAGCCGAGGACATCCCCGGCGTCGGCCGCTTTGTCGTGATGAGCGATCCGGGTGGCGCTGTGTTCATGTTGCTCAAAGGCTCCAGCCCCGACGGGATGGAGGCGCCGACCGGAATGCCTTTGGGGCATGTCAGTTGGCATGAACTTTATGCGGGCGACTTCGACAAGGACCTGGCTTTCTACACCGGCCAGCTCGGTTGGACCAAGGGCGACGCCATGGATATGGGCGAAATGGGCAGCTATCAGCTTGTCTCGCAGACCGGGGCGACCGATTTCCAGGGGATGACCGGCGGCATCATGCCATGCCCCAAGGAAATGCCGATGCCTGTCTGGCTTTTCTATTTCACCGTCGGCGACATCGACGCGGCAGTCGAGCGGGTGAAAGCGGGCGGCGGCCAGGTCATGCAGGGGCCGATGGAAGTGCCCGGCGGCGCGTGGATCATCCAGGCAACCGATCCCCAAGGCGCGATGTTCGCGCTGGTCGGCAGCAAGGGAGAGGCGTGA
- a CDS encoding DUF1428 domain-containing protein, which translates to MAYMDGFVIPVPKGNKERYKEVAAYAAPIFIEHGATRVVECWANDVKPGKINDFRTAVIAEEDEEVVFSWIEWPDKATRDAGSEKVMKDERMQPKEGEDMPFSGARLIYGGFEVLLDAKA; encoded by the coding sequence ATGGCCTATATGGATGGTTTCGTGATTCCCGTGCCCAAGGGCAACAAGGAACGGTACAAGGAAGTCGCGGCCTATGCCGCCCCCATCTTCATCGAACATGGCGCGACCCGCGTCGTGGAATGCTGGGCGAACGACGTCAAGCCGGGCAAGATCAACGATTTCCGCACCGCCGTGATCGCGGAGGAGGATGAGGAGGTCGTCTTTTCCTGGATTGAATGGCCCGACAAGGCAACGCGCGACGCGGGATCGGAAAAGGTGATGAAGGACGAGCGGATGCAGCCCAAGGAGGGCGAGGACATGCCCTTTTCCGGCGCACGGCTGATCTATGGCGGGTTTGAAGTGCTGCTCGACGCGAAGGCCTGA
- a CDS encoding VOC family protein, which produces MSNIPAPKMIFVNLPVSDLPASIAFYEAVGAVRNNDFADDSAQMMGFSETIHVMLLTHDRFRSFTRRAIPNAHETAQVLLALSETSREAVDDVVGRALAAGGAEPNPKQDHGFMYGRNFADLDGHIWEVAWMDMAAAMAAGQGEPAEA; this is translated from the coding sequence ATGTCGAATATACCCGCTCCGAAGATGATTTTCGTCAATCTGCCCGTCAGCGACCTGCCCGCGTCGATTGCCTTCTATGAAGCGGTTGGGGCGGTGCGGAACAATGATTTCGCCGATGACAGTGCGCAGATGATGGGCTTTTCCGAGACGATCCATGTGATGTTGCTGACCCATGACCGGTTCCGCAGCTTCACCCGGCGCGCCATTCCCAATGCGCATGAAACCGCGCAGGTGCTGCTCGCGTTGAGTGAGACAAGCCGGGAAGCGGTGGACGATGTGGTGGGCAGGGCGCTCGCCGCTGGCGGCGCCGAACCCAACCCGAAACAGGATCATGGCTTCATGTATGGCCGCAATTTCGCGGACCTGGACGGCCATATCTGGGAAGTAGCGTGGATGGACATGGCGGCTGCCATGGCTGCCGGGCAGGGAGAGCCTGCCGAAGCCTGA
- a CDS encoding helix-turn-helix domain-containing protein, producing MSQSNKKRAYQDGCAVAHALDIIGDRWAMPIMRELMLGPKRFTDLRAGLPGISANVLTQRLEELEATSILIRRRLPPPAASQIYELTDWGRESEILFQVLGRWACRSPTMEPGKPMSQVSVVLSMRTMIDRSRIGDLDATLGFRFGEEEFRAMLKDGDFLIDRGDAADADAIFTGDQNALVAVLYGGARFEDVVAALTVEGDRALAEHFVRLFPLPPKAPSTINSTLTAS from the coding sequence ATGAGTCAATCGAACAAAAAACGAGCCTATCAGGACGGGTGCGCGGTCGCTCATGCGCTGGATATCATCGGCGATCGCTGGGCGATGCCGATCATGCGCGAACTGATGCTCGGCCCCAAGCGCTTCACCGATCTGCGCGCCGGCCTGCCCGGAATCAGCGCCAATGTGCTGACACAAAGGCTGGAGGAACTAGAGGCGACCAGCATCCTCATCCGCCGCCGCCTGCCCCCGCCCGCCGCCAGCCAGATTTACGAGCTGACCGACTGGGGCCGCGAATCGGAAATATTGTTCCAGGTGCTGGGCCGCTGGGCCTGCCGATCCCCCACGATGGAGCCGGGCAAGCCGATGAGTCAGGTGTCGGTGGTCCTGTCGATGCGCACGATGATCGACCGCAGCCGCATCGGCGACCTAGACGCAACCCTGGGCTTCCGTTTCGGCGAGGAGGAATTTCGCGCCATGTTGAAAGACGGCGATTTCCTGATCGACCGGGGCGATGCGGCAGATGCGGATGCGATCTTCACCGGCGACCAGAATGCACTGGTCGCGGTCCTCTACGGCGGCGCACGCTTCGAGGATGTGGTGGCCGCCCTTACGGTCGAAGGGGACAGGGCGCTGGCCGAACATTTCGTCCGGCTCTTCCCCCTGCCCCCCAAGGCGCCATCGACGATCAACTCGACGTTGACAGCTTCATAA
- a CDS encoding SMR family transporter encodes MAWIMLFFAGVLEIVWAFAMKQSQGFTRLVPSLITLGTVTASFLLLSMAMRSLPLGTAYMIWTGIGALGAFVVGVIFLGEGVSPARFVAAGLILAGLVLMKLSTSS; translated from the coding sequence ATGGCCTGGATCATGTTGTTTTTTGCTGGCGTGCTGGAAATCGTCTGGGCCTTTGCGATGAAGCAGTCGCAAGGGTTCACGCGCCTTGTTCCCAGCCTCATCACTTTGGGCACGGTGACGGCCAGTTTCCTCCTCCTGTCGATGGCGATGCGCAGCCTGCCGCTGGGGACGGCCTATATGATCTGGACCGGGATCGGCGCGCTGGGTGCTTTCGTCGTCGGCGTGATCTTTCTGGGTGAGGGCGTCAGCCCCGCGCGGTTTGTTGCGGCAGGGCTGATCCTGGCGGGGCTGGTGCTTATGAAGCTGTCAACGTCGAGTTGA
- a CDS encoding SDR family oxidoreductase → MQVTGNTILITGGGSGIGAALAHEFHAAGNKVIITGRRRAALDAVAAAHPGMAAMVLDMEDPAAILAFADRLVADFPALNAVLLNAGIMVAEEKIDLAIAEATVTTNLLGPIRLAHALLSHLEAQPSAAILTVSSGLAFVPFAATPTYCATKAAIHSWSLSMREQLKATSVEVIEIVPPGVQTNLMPGHAENEEMMPLADFISETMALLRRQPTPAEIHVERVKFLSEATKRGAFDQVYGMLNGGH, encoded by the coding sequence ATGCAAGTCACAGGAAACACCATTCTCATCACGGGCGGCGGTTCGGGCATCGGCGCGGCGCTGGCACATGAATTTCATGCGGCGGGAAACAAGGTTATCATCACCGGACGGCGGCGGGCGGCGCTGGATGCGGTCGCGGCGGCGCATCCCGGCATGGCCGCGATGGTGCTGGACATGGAAGACCCGGCGGCGATCCTGGCCTTTGCCGACAGGCTGGTCGCGGACTTTCCGGCGCTCAATGCCGTGCTGCTCAATGCGGGGATCATGGTGGCGGAGGAGAAGATCGATCTCGCTATTGCGGAGGCGACCGTCACGACCAACTTGCTGGGACCCATCCGGCTCGCCCATGCGCTGCTGTCCCATCTGGAGGCGCAGCCGTCCGCGGCGATCCTGACCGTGTCGTCGGGGCTGGCCTTCGTGCCGTTTGCGGCGACGCCTACTTATTGCGCGACCAAGGCGGCGATCCATAGCTGGTCGCTGTCGATGCGGGAGCAGTTGAAGGCCACCAGTGTCGAGGTAATCGAGATCGTGCCGCCCGGCGTGCAGACCAACCTGATGCCGGGCCATGCCGAGAATGAAGAGATGATGCCGCTGGCGGACTTCATCAGCGAAACGATGGCACTACTGCGGCGGCAGCCGACACCGGCGGAAATCCATGTCGAACGGGTGAAATTTCTGAGCGAGGCCACGAAGCGCGGCGCGTTCGATCAGGTGTACGGGATGTTGAACGGCGGGCATTGA
- a CDS encoding helix-turn-helix domain-containing protein yields the protein MRNPMQTRFHADDIAQAEQYLATEPPATIDPRVERLVNDLIGRIADKWTLLVLELLEEEGTQRFTEIGRGVEGISQKMLTQTLRQMERDGLLTRTVHPVVPPRVDYTLTPLGNSLSAAFCGVWIWAERNLETVEAARANFDARD from the coding sequence ATGAGAAATCCGATGCAAACCCGTTTCCACGCCGACGATATCGCGCAGGCAGAACAGTATCTTGCGACCGAACCACCCGCCACGATCGACCCGCGCGTCGAGCGACTCGTCAACGACCTGATCGGCCGCATCGCCGACAAATGGACGCTGCTGGTGCTGGAACTGCTGGAGGAGGAAGGCACGCAGCGCTTCACCGAAATCGGCCGCGGAGTGGAAGGCATCAGCCAGAAGATGCTGACCCAGACGCTGCGCCAGATGGAGCGAGACGGCCTGCTCACCCGCACTGTCCATCCGGTGGTGCCGCCCCGCGTCGACTATACGCTGACCCCGCTCGGCAACAGCCTCAGCGCCGCCTTTTGCGGCGTCTGGATCTGGGCCGAACGCAATCTGGAAACAGTGGAGGCCGCGCGCGCGAATTTCGACGCGCGCGATTGA
- a CDS encoding nitronate monooxygenase produces the protein MTTAKLASLMARGTEFLGCETAILCGAMSWVSERHLVSAISNAGGFGVIACGAMTPDLLDREIAATRALTSKPFGVNLITMHPQLFELIDVCAKHAVGHVVLAGGLPPKGSIEAIKQKGAKLICFAPALSLAKKLVRSGVDALVVEGMEAGGHIGPVATSVLAQEILPEMGGQVPVFVAGGIGRGEAIAAYLEMGAAGVQLGTRFACATESIAHPAFKKAFFRASARDAIASVQIDPRLPVIPVRALKNAGTESFTAKQREVANLLDSGAVDMGEAQLQIEHYWAGALRRAVIDGDVEGGSLMAGQSVGMVTKEEPVADIIAQLMDEATQALERRAA, from the coding sequence ATGACCACCGCCAAACTCGCTTCCCTGATGGCCCGCGGCACCGAATTTCTCGGCTGCGAAACCGCGATCCTGTGTGGCGCGATGAGCTGGGTCAGTGAGCGCCATCTGGTGTCGGCCATTTCCAATGCCGGGGGCTTCGGCGTGATCGCCTGCGGCGCGATGACGCCCGACCTGCTCGACCGGGAGATCGCGGCGACCAGGGCGCTTACGAGCAAGCCGTTCGGCGTCAACCTCATCACCATGCACCCGCAGTTATTCGAACTGATCGATGTCTGCGCGAAACATGCAGTCGGCCACGTCGTGCTGGCGGGCGGGTTGCCGCCCAAGGGCAGCATCGAGGCGATCAAGCAGAAGGGCGCAAAGCTGATCTGCTTCGCCCCGGCGCTGAGCCTGGCGAAGAAGCTGGTGCGGTCAGGCGTCGATGCGCTGGTGGTGGAAGGGATGGAGGCGGGCGGCCATATCGGCCCGGTGGCGACCAGCGTGCTGGCGCAGGAAATCCTGCCGGAGATGGGAGGCCAGGTGCCCGTCTTCGTCGCGGGCGGCATCGGTCGGGGTGAGGCGATCGCGGCCTATCTGGAGATGGGCGCGGCGGGCGTGCAACTGGGCACCCGCTTTGCCTGCGCCACCGAGAGTATCGCCCACCCGGCGTTCAAGAAGGCTTTCTTCCGCGCTTCGGCGCGCGATGCGATCGCCAGCGTGCAGATCGACCCGCGCCTGCCGGTCATCCCGGTGCGCGCGCTCAAAAATGCGGGGACCGAGAGCTTCACCGCCAAGCAGCGCGAAGTCGCCAACCTGCTGGACAGCGGCGCGGTCGACATGGGTGAAGCGCAGTTGCAGATCGAGCATTATTGGGCCGGCGCCCTGCGCCGCGCGGTGATCGATGGCGATGTCGAGGGCGGGTCGCTGATGGCGGGTCAGTCGGTCGGCATGGTCACGAAGGAAGAACCGGTCGCCGACATCATCGCCCAGTTGATGGACGAGGCGACGCAGGCGCTGGAACGGCGAGCCGCCTGA
- a CDS encoding aspartate kinase — protein sequence MARIVMKFGGTSMAGMERIRNVAARVKHVVEQGHEVAVVVSAMAGETDRLVGFCKEASPLYDPAEYDVVVASGEQVTSGLLAMTLKSMGVDARSWLGWQMPIRTTEAHAKARVEKIDTGALLAEMASGQVAVIPGFQGMMADGRVSTLGRGGSDTSAVAVAAAVKADRCDIYTDVDGVYTTDPRIVARARKLDLVTYEEMLELASVGAKVLQTRSVGLAMKEGVVVQVLSSFDDPTQDDLPGTLIVSDEELDAKLKESKMERQLITGIAHDKNEAKIIVTRVPDKPGAVASIFGPLADAAINVDMIIQNDSKEKEETDVTFTVPRADLARSVDLLESHKDNIGFRRIITDAEVAKISVVGVGMRSHAGVAATMFKTLAERGINIEAISTSEIKVSVLIDEDETELAVRVLHTAYGLDAPTA from the coding sequence ATGGCGCGCATCGTGATGAAATTCGGCGGCACCTCCATGGCGGGGATGGAGCGAATTCGCAACGTGGCCGCGCGCGTCAAACATGTCGTGGAGCAGGGGCACGAGGTTGCCGTCGTCGTATCGGCCATGGCGGGCGAGACCGATCGGCTGGTCGGTTTCTGCAAGGAAGCCTCGCCGCTCTATGATCCAGCCGAATATGATGTGGTTGTGGCGTCGGGCGAGCAAGTGACGAGCGGCCTGCTTGCCATGACGCTCAAGTCGATGGGCGTGGATGCGCGTAGCTGGCTCGGCTGGCAGATGCCGATCCGCACGACGGAGGCTCATGCCAAGGCGCGGGTCGAGAAGATCGACACAGGCGCGCTGCTGGCGGAAATGGCGTCGGGCCAGGTCGCGGTGATCCCCGGTTTCCAGGGCATGATGGCCGACGGCCGGGTGTCGACGCTGGGCCGGGGCGGGTCCGACACGTCGGCGGTGGCGGTGGCCGCGGCGGTCAAGGCCGATCGCTGCGACATCTATACCGATGTCGACGGCGTCTACACCACCGACCCGCGCATCGTGGCGCGCGCCCGCAAGCTCGACCTCGTCACCTATGAAGAGATGCTGGAGCTGGCCTCGGTCGGCGCCAAGGTGCTCCAGACCCGCTCGGTCGGCCTCGCCATGAAGGAAGGCGTGGTCGTGCAGGTGCTCTCCTCCTTCGATGATCCCACCCAGGACGACCTTCCCGGCACGCTGATCGTGAGCGACGAGGAACTGGACGCCAAGCTCAAGGAAAGCAAAATGGAACGTCAGCTCATCACCGGCATCGCCCATGACAAGAATGAGGCGAAGATCATCGTCACCCGCGTGCCCGACAAGCCGGGCGCGGTCGCCAGCATCTTCGGTCCGCTGGCCGATGCGGCGATCAATGTCGACATGATTATCCAGAATGACAGCAAGGAGAAGGAAGAGACCGACGTCACCTTCACCGTGCCGCGCGCGGACCTGGCCCGCAGCGTCGACCTGCTGGAAAGCCACAAGGATAATATCGGCTTCCGCCGCATCATCACCGACGCCGAAGTCGCCAAGATCAGCGTCGTGGGCGTGGGGATGCGCAGCCATGCGGGCGTCGCGGCGACCATGTTCAAGACCCTGGCCGAACGCGGCATCAATATCGAGGCGATCTCCACCAGCGAGATCAAGGTTTCGGTGCTGATCGACGAGGACGAGACCGAATTGGCGGTGCGCGTGCTGCATACGGCCTACGGCCTGGACGCGCCGACGGCTTGA
- the ubiG gene encoding bifunctional 2-polyprenyl-6-hydroxyphenol methylase/3-demethylubiquinol 3-O-methyltransferase UbiG, which translates to MMTETAATIDPKEAAHFGAMAAEWWDPAGSSAMLHKLNPVRLRYIRTAIDRHWPGREQAFRPLTGKRALDVGCGAGLLAEPLARLGATVTGLDAAPENIAAAAAHARGQHLAIDYRATPVEDMAEDGFDLVTSMEVIEHVADPAAFVAALAAKLAPDGLMILSTPNRTALSRFAMITIGESVGGIPKGTHDWHKFITPDELTVLLEGAGLDVIDSSGLSFAPARGFTLSANTAINYLLTARHR; encoded by the coding sequence ATGATGACTGAGACAGCCGCGACGATCGACCCGAAGGAAGCCGCCCATTTCGGCGCCATGGCTGCCGAATGGTGGGACCCCGCCGGCTCCAGCGCGATGTTGCACAAGCTGAACCCGGTACGGCTGCGCTATATCCGCACCGCGATCGACCGGCACTGGCCGGGCCGGGAACAGGCCTTCCGCCCGCTCACGGGCAAGCGCGCGCTCGATGTCGGCTGCGGCGCGGGCCTGCTCGCCGAACCGCTGGCGCGGCTGGGCGCGACCGTCACCGGCCTCGACGCCGCGCCGGAGAATATCGCCGCCGCGGCCGCCCATGCGCGGGGCCAGCATCTCGCCATCGACTATCGCGCCACCCCGGTGGAGGACATGGCGGAGGATGGCTTCGACCTCGTCACTTCGATGGAGGTGATCGAGCATGTCGCCGATCCCGCCGCTTTCGTCGCCGCCCTCGCCGCCAAGCTGGCGCCAGACGGCCTGATGATCCTCTCCACCCCCAATCGCACGGCCCTCTCCCGCTTCGCCATGATCACCATCGGCGAAAGCGTCGGCGGCATTCCCAAGGGCACGCATGACTGGCACAAGTTCATCACGCCCGATGAACTGACCGTCTTGCTGGAGGGCGCAGGCCTGGATGTCATCGACAGCAGCGGCCTCAGCTTCGCCCCCGCGCGCGGCTTCACCCTGTCGGCCAACACCGCGATCAACTATCTCCTGACCGCGCGGCATCGTTAA
- a CDS encoding GNAT family N-acetyltransferase → MGEEFIAEKASDRPAMLPASARSRGAMIASLCEAFADDPGLNWIWPDREDRVRRLPYFFKAIVAGTLANGVVLHSARSDAVSLWRQPGRINPGRLEIFRGLPSMAVAFGVGRERSKLMSETLKAHQPVHFAWWYLQFIGVRPTMQGIGLGGAAVCAGLDLARSAGMPVYVEVMNAANVGYYHHIGFETVDEFDIPEGGPHVWAMIHHINDAARSGDS, encoded by the coding sequence ATGGGAGAGGAGTTCATTGCGGAAAAGGCATCGGATCGTCCTGCCATGTTGCCTGCCTCCGCGCGTTCCCGCGGCGCGATGATCGCTTCGTTGTGCGAGGCTTTCGCCGATGATCCGGGACTCAACTGGATATGGCCGGACCGGGAGGACAGGGTGCGGCGGCTGCCCTATTTCTTCAAGGCGATCGTCGCGGGCACTTTGGCGAACGGTGTCGTTCTTCATTCGGCGCGGAGCGATGCGGTTTCGCTCTGGCGACAGCCGGGCCGGATCAATCCGGGACGCCTGGAAATATTCCGTGGCCTGCCCAGCATGGCTGTCGCTTTCGGTGTGGGGCGGGAGCGGTCCAAATTGATGAGCGAGACGCTAAAAGCACATCAACCAGTGCATTTTGCCTGGTGGTATCTCCAGTTCATCGGGGTTCGGCCCACCATGCAAGGCATTGGACTGGGCGGTGCAGCGGTCTGCGCGGGACTCGATCTGGCCCGTTCAGCCGGAATGCCGGTCTATGTCGAAGTCATGAACGCGGCGAATGTTGGATATTATCATCATATCGGGTTCGAAACCGTGGATGAGTTCGACATTCCCGAAGGCGGTCCTCATGTCTGGGCCATGATCCACCACATTAACGATGCCGCGCGGTCAGGAGATAGTTGA
- a CDS encoding CoA ester lyase yields MLLRHARSLLFLPASNARAIAKARTLPCDMVILDLEDAVPPDAKETARGAAIVALGEGFGGRLSAVRINVEGTPWHGVEMVTVKASGADYVVLPKVEHPKQVKDVFSVCQKPVIAMIESARGVLAAPAIAAGEGCAALFMGNNDLRKDLGIPPSAGRAGLGHALQAVVLAARAAGIAVFDGVFNRLDDETGLEEECAQGYALGFDGKTLIHPSQVPVANQVFGPDAQAVADARRLIEAATGGAERFEGRMIEAMHVEEAKALIARAEAVGA; encoded by the coding sequence ATGCTGCTTAGGCACGCCCGTTCGCTGCTGTTTCTGCCCGCATCCAATGCGCGCGCCATCGCCAAGGCGCGGACGCTGCCGTGCGACATGGTGATCCTGGACCTGGAGGATGCGGTGCCGCCCGATGCCAAGGAAACGGCGCGCGGGGCGGCGATCGTGGCGCTGGGCGAGGGCTTTGGCGGCCGGCTGAGCGCGGTGCGGATCAATGTGGAAGGGACGCCCTGGCACGGGGTCGAGATGGTGACGGTGAAGGCGTCGGGCGCTGATTATGTGGTGCTGCCCAAGGTGGAGCATCCCAAGCAGGTGAAGGATGTGTTCAGCGTCTGCCAAAAGCCGGTGATCGCGATGATCGAGAGCGCGCGTGGCGTGCTGGCGGCGCCCGCCATCGCAGCGGGAGAGGGCTGCGCGGCACTGTTCATGGGCAATAACGACCTGCGCAAGGATCTGGGCATTCCGCCTTCGGCCGGGCGCGCGGGGCTGGGCCATGCGTTGCAGGCGGTGGTGCTGGCGGCGCGCGCGGCGGGCATCGCGGTGTTCGACGGTGTGTTCAACCGGCTGGACGATGAGACGGGGCTGGAGGAGGAATGCGCCCAGGGCTACGCGCTGGGCTTTGACGGCAAGACGCTGATTCATCCGAGCCAGGTGCCGGTGGCGAACCAGGTGTTCGGTCCGGATGCGCAGGCGGTGGCGGACGCCCGGCGACTGATCGAGGCGGCGACTGGCGGAGCTGAACGCTTCGAGGGGCGGATGATCGAGGCGATGCATGTCGAGGAAGCGAAAGCGCTGATCGCGCGGGCCGAGGCGGTGGGGGCGTAG
- a CDS encoding SPFH domain-containing protein gives MLTTFALAVTGLVLFYLAVSVKVVRQGYQYTIERFGRFTEVARPGLNFYPAFFYGVGRKINMMEQVVDIPGQEIITKDNAMVSVDGVVFFQVLDAAKAAYEVSELYVAIMQLATTNLRTVMGSMDLDETLSKRDEINARLLSVVDHATNSWGIKITRVELKDIRPPADIVNAMGRQMKAEREKRANILEAEGLKSAEILRAEGQKQSQILEAEGRREAAFRDAEAREREAEAEAKATQMVSEAIATGNPQALNYFIAQKYTDAVSQFATSPNAKTILFPVEATQLIGTLGGIGQLAKEALGDTPTPPPASTRRGPFDRTQE, from the coding sequence ATGCTGACCACCTTCGCGCTCGCCGTAACCGGCCTCGTCCTCTTCTATCTCGCCGTCAGCGTGAAGGTGGTGCGACAGGGCTATCAATATACGATCGAACGTTTCGGCCGCTTTACAGAGGTCGCGAGGCCCGGCCTCAATTTCTACCCCGCCTTCTTCTACGGCGTCGGCCGCAAGATCAACATGATGGAGCAGGTGGTCGATATTCCGGGGCAGGAGATCATCACCAAGGACAATGCCATGGTGTCGGTCGATGGCGTGGTCTTCTTCCAGGTGCTGGATGCGGCCAAGGCGGCCTATGAAGTCAGCGAACTCTATGTTGCGATCATGCAGCTCGCCACCACCAATTTGCGCACGGTGATGGGATCGATGGACCTGGACGAAACCCTGTCCAAACGCGACGAGATCAACGCCCGCCTCCTGTCCGTGGTGGATCATGCCACCAATAGCTGGGGCATAAAGATCACCCGCGTCGAACTGAAAGACATCCGCCCGCCGGCCGACATCGTCAACGCCATGGGCCGTCAGATGAAGGCGGAGCGTGAGAAGCGCGCCAATATCCTGGAGGCCGAGGGCCTAAAGAGCGCCGAAATCCTGCGCGCCGAAGGGCAGAAGCAATCGCAGATATTGGAGGCCGAAGGGCGCCGCGAGGCCGCCTTCCGCGACGCCGAAGCCCGCGAGCGCGAAGCGGAGGCCGAAGCGAAGGCGACACAGATGGTTTCCGAAGCCATCGCCACGGGCAATCCACAGGCACTCAACTACTTCATCGCGCAGAAATATACCGACGCGGTGAGCCAATTCGCCACGTCCCCCAATGCCAAGACCATCCTCTTCCCGGTCGAGGCGACCCAGCTTATCGGCACGCTGGGCGGCATCGGCCAGCTCGCCAAGGAAGCGCTGGGCGACACCCCGACGCCTCCACCCGCCTCCACCCGCCGCGGCCCCTTCGACCGGACCCAGGAATAA